One part of the Symphalangus syndactylus isolate Jambi chromosome 1, NHGRI_mSymSyn1-v2.1_pri, whole genome shotgun sequence genome encodes these proteins:
- the SNRK gene encoding SNF-related serine/threonine-protein kinase isoform X2 gives MLVCGQPPFQEANDSETLTMIMDCKYTVPSHVSKECKDLITRMLQRDPKRRASLEEIENHPWLQGVDPSPATKYNIPLVSYKNLSEEEHNSIIQRMVLGDIADRDAIVEALETNRYNHITATYFLLAERILREKQEKEIQTRSASPSNIKAQFRQSWPTKIDVPQDLEDDLTATPLSHTTVPQSPARAADSVLNGHRSKGLCDSAKKDDLPELAGPALSTVPPASLKPTASGRKCLFRVEEDEEEDEEDKKPMSLSTQVVLRRKPSVTNRLTSRKSAPVLNQIFEEGESDDEFDMDENLPPKLSRLKMNIASPGTVHKRYHRRKSQGRGSSCSSSETSDDDSESRRRLDKDSGFTYSWHRRDSSEGPPGSEGDGGGQSKPSNASGGVDKASPSENNAGGGSPSSGSGGNPTNTSGTTRRCAGPSNSMQLASRSAGELVESLKLMSLCLGSQLHGSTKYIIDPQNGLSFSSVKVQEKSTWKMCISSTGNAGQVPAVGGIKFFSDHMADTTTELERIKSKNLKNNVLQLPLCEKTISVNIQRNPKEGLLCASSPASCCHVI, from the exons CCTAATCACACGGATGCTACAGAGAGATCCCAAGAGAAGGGCTTCTTTAGAAGAGATTGAAAATCATCCTTGGCTTCAGGGAGTGGACCCTTCACCAGCCACAAAGTATAACATTCCCCTTGTGTCATACAAAAATCTCTCGGAAGAGGAGCACAACAGCATCATTCAGCGTATGGTGCTTGGGGACATAGCGGATCGAGACGCCATTGTAGA AGCCCTGGAAACCAACAGATATAACCATATCACAGCCACATACTTCCTGCTGGCTGAAAGGATCCTgagagaaaagcaagagaaagaaatacagaccAGATCTGCAAGCCCGAGCAATATCAAGGCCCAGTTtag GCAGTCATGGCCAACCAAAATTGATGTACCCCAGGACCTTGAGGATGACCTCACGGCCACTCCTTTGTCCCACACGACTGTCCCTCAGTCTCCTGCTCGGGCTGCTGACAGTGTCCTCAATGGCCACAGGAGCAAAGGCCTGTGTGACTCAGCTAAGAAAGATGACCTCCCCGAGTTGGCTGGACCAGCACTCTCTACGGTGCCACCCGCAAGCTTAAAACCCACAGCCAGTGGgcggaagtgtctgttcagggtggaagaagatgaagaggaagatgaggaggaCAAGAAACCCATGTCCCTCTCAACACAAGTGGTTTTGCGCCGGAAGCCATCTGTGACCAACCGCCTGACATCCAGGAAGAGTGCACCCGTCCTCAACCAGATCTTTGAGGAAGGGGAATCTGATGATGAGTTTGACATGGATGAGAATCTGCCTCCCAAGTTGAGCAGGTTAAAGATGAATATAGCTTCTCCAGGTACAGTTCACAAACGCTACCACCGGAGGAAAAGTCAGGGCCGGGGCTCCAGCTGCAGTAGTTCGGAGACCAGTGATGATGATTCTGAAAGCCGGCGGCGGCTCGATAAAGATAGCGGGTTCACCTACTCCTGGCACCGCCGGGATAGCAGCGAGGGGCCCCCTGGCAGTGAGGGGGATGGCGGGGGCCAGAGCAAGCCGAGCAATGCCAGCGGAGGGGTGGACAAGGCCAGCCCCAGCGAGAACAATGCTGGTGGGGGCAGCCCCTCCAGCGGCTCGGGTGGCAACCCCACCAATACATCGGGTACCACACGCCGCTGTGCCGGCCCCAGCAACTCCATGCAGCTGGCCTCTCGCAGTGCTGGGGAGCTCGTTGAGAGCCTCAAACTCATGAGCCTCTGCCTCGGCTCCCAGCTTCATGGGAGCACCAAGTACATTATTGATCCACAGAATGGCTTGTCATTTTCCAGTGTGAAAGTCCAAGAGAAATCTACGTGGAAAATGTGCATCAGCTCCACAGGGAATGCAGGGCAGGTCCCTGCAGTGGGCGGCATAAAGTTTTTCTCTGACCATATGGCCGATACCACCACTGAATTGGAACGGATAAAGAGCAAGAACCTGAAAAATAACGTGCTGCAGCTACCTCTGTGCGAAAAGACCATCTCTGTGAACATCCAGCGGAACCCTAAGGAGGGGCTGCTGTGCGCATCCAGCCCAGCCAGCTGTTGCCATGTCATCTGA